Within Cytophagia bacterium CHB2, the genomic segment AATTCTCCGGCGCTGAAGAGAGACGATCCTTTCCCTCGGGTCATGCCACCGGCGCGTTCGCCCTGATGACGGTGCTGGCCAAACAATATGATTCCTGGTGGGTGGAAATTCCATGTTATACGCTCGCGGTTTCCGTCGCAATGCAACGTCTTGACACGCACAGGCATTGGGGAGCAGATGTGGTGCTGGGAAGCGCGATCGGCTATTGGGTCGGAAGCACGCTCGTGAACCGGCACAAACAACAATCCACGAGTTGGTCTGCCAAGCCCTACCTTGGCACGGATCGCATTGGCGTGGCCTGGTCCTTCTGATGCAGTATGGGAAATACACGCCCCGCCTCGCTTAAGAACGGCACTCGCAGCCTTGCAACCGTGCTTCGGAGCCTCACGGGGCACGTATCAATCGTTTATGTCTTTCCTCTCATCATTTTTCTGTTTTTCAGTTGGGATGCGGAAAATACGCCCTGCTTCAGTCTCGATTCATGGTTTGCGTTGTGCGCTTACGTTATCACGGAAACGGGAGGAACGAAATGCGCTCCGTTAGTCGGCATCGCCATGCTTGGCCTTCTGGTGTCGCGTGCGGGAGTTCCCCGAAAGCAACGCCTTACCGAAGCCCTTGTTATTTTTGTCTTCTTGGTTCTTTTTAACGGAGGGGGATCTGCTCTTAATGAGTATGTGATCAAAGCTGTGTTCCAGACGCCCCGGCCGCATATCGTTTATCTTGCCGGTGACAACGGCTCCGGGCCGTTGCAAATGCCGGCTAACGAATTCTATGCACTCGCAAAAGAAGAGCGGCACAGGCTTTTGCGTACCGTTCTGGAAGCAGAGCCGCCGCCGCTCATGTTGCATCGTCTGATCAAAGAGCATTGGATCGCGACCATCGGTTATTCCTTTCCTTCCGGACATGCTTTTGCGTCAATGTTCTTCGCGAGCTTCTTTCTGGCAATGGGCTTGATTTTGGCGTCAACGCCGCGACGCAGTTGTTTTTTTTTTGCTGTTGCCATGGGCCGTGTGCGTGGCTTTTTCGCGAGTCGTGCTGTGGGTGCATAGTCTCCGAGATGTTGTCGCCGGAAGTTTTATCGGCATGCTGATCGGCGTGCTAGCTTTCGGGCTTGTGTACGTAAGTCTGGGGACCCTTCTCCGTAGAATTTCGTAGTAGTCCGTTCATTTGTACTGCCTTTGGTTTCATGCAAAATTAGTCACTGCCCCAAGATTATAATAAAGTAACATGGATCTCGAAAAATTGTCCGGGGGCAAATTCTTGCATTTTCAATCAACCCTAACCACTGCTGGCTGAGTACGCATACTTTCGCGATTCACCAAATAATACAGCGTCGGAATCACGAGCAGCGACAGCGGCATCGAGACGATCATGCCGCCGATCATCGCCACGGCCAGCGGCTGCAGCATTTCGGCGCCTTCGCCGATGGCCAACGCCAACGGCAGGAATCCGAAAATCGTCGCCACCGTTGTCATCATGATCGGGCGCAGGCGCACGCGGCCGGCTGCGAGCAGCGCTTCCGCCACGTTTGGAGAGGTTTTCAAATATTGTTCGGTGTAGTCGATCAATAGAATGCCGTTGTTGACCACTACACCGACGATCATGATCATGCCCATAAAAGCGGAAATATCCAGCGGAATGCCGGTGACCAACAGCAGCAGAAAAACGCCGCTGACCGCAAGCACGGTGCCCATGAGAATGACTGAAGAAGAGCGGAAGGATTTAAATTCAAACAGCAGAATCGTGAAGACCAAAAACGTGCCGAATGCCAGGATCAGCAGCAACTCGCGGAAGGCTTGTTGCTGGCTCTCGTATTGGCCGCCCAATTGAATGGAGACTCCCGGTGGCAGATGAATTTCAGCGAGAGTACGTTTGAGATCTTGAATGACGCTGCCGAGATCGCGGCCGGAAATGTGCGCCTTCACAGTGACCACTTGGCTGAGGTTTTCATGATCAACATCGGACAGCCCGGGGATTTTGCTGATTTCCGCGACTTCTTCCAACGGCAACATGCGGTGGATTTCCGGCAGGTAAATGGGCAACCGGCGGATTTTTTCCAAATGATTGAAATCAGTTTTGGCGTAGCGCAAGCGCACCGGAATGATTTTCAAACCTTCCATCATGGTCGTAGATTCTTCCCCCCACAGCGCCATGTGTACGGCGCGATTGATTTCTTTGACGGTCAGGCCGTAGCGGCTGGCCGCTTCCGGAATGACCCGAATGTTCAACTCCGGCTCGCCCGGCTCAAAGCCCGGAAACACGTCCACCACGTTGGGAATGTGCTCCAGCGCATCGGCAATCTGCGTGGCGACCTCCTGAACTGAAGTCAGATTGTTGCCAAACACTTTGACCGCAATGGGCGCAATCTCGCCGCTCAAGTCGTTCAGGCGATCGGGCAGCACTTGAAACAACTCCGGTTCCAGCCGTGGTTCCTTTTTCGCAATAAACTCGCGTAGATCGTCCATGACTTCAAAGGAAGAGCGCTGATGACCCTTTTTCAAATAGATGACAAAATCGCCATCGCTAGCGTGGGTGCGCGGATGTGCCAAGCTGCGCCCGGTGCGCAACGAATAAGTTTGCACCTCCGGCAACGTCATGACATAATCTTCAATGCTGCTGAGCATGCTTTTGGTGCCTTCGATGGAACTGCCGGGCGGCGACAGATAGTCCAGTACGATCGTGCTCTCATCCCATTCCGGCAGAAATCCGCTGGGGAGATGCAGGTAGGAATAAACCGAGATGAATCCCAAGAGCAGCATGAAGAACAAAACCGGCAGCGGTTTTTTGAGTGAGTATTGCAAAGCGCGTTGTTGCGCGGCGATAATGTGCGGCAGCACGCGTCCGGGTTTCGTTTTTTTGGTGGAAACGAAAACCGCGGCCAACGCCGGTGTGAGAAACATCGCCAGTAGCATAGAAACGGCGATGGCCAGCGAAAGCGTTAATGCCAATGCCCGAAAAAAAATACCTGGCACGCCGCTCAGAAAAACCAGCGGAACAAAAACCACCAGCGTGGTCAACGTCGCGCCCATCAGCGGCGAAATGATTTCACTGGTGGCCTGCACGACAGCTTCGGTGCGGGAATGGCCTTCTTCCAAAAAGCGTTCGATATTTTCCACCACGACAATGGCGTTGTCAACCAGGATGCCGATAGCGGCCGCCAAACCGCCGAGGCTCATCAGATTCAAATTCATTCCGGTTAGTTTGACCAGAATGAAGGTGATGAGCAGCGCAATGGGAATAATGGCCGCAGTCACCAACGTGATACGCAAACGGCGCAGGAAAAGCAGGAGAATGACCACCGTCAGCAACGCTCCCAAGAAAATGCTGTCCCGCACGCTGCCGATGGATTGTTTAATAAAGTCCGTCATGTCGTACCACTTTTCCATGTGGACGCCCGGCGGCAGAATGTTGCGGATTTCCAGCAAGCGTTTTTCCACTTCGCGCGTGACCGCCACCGCATTGGCGCCCGGTTGAATGATGATGGTGAACAACACGGCCGTATGCTGATTGCTCGCACAACTGATGAAGTTTTCTTCCACCGCCGGTTCGATGGTCGCGATGTCCGATAGATGAATTGGGGTGGGGTTGCGATTGGCGACCACAGTTCTGCCCACTTCTGCGATCGTCAGATAGCGGTTGTCGACGATGTTCAGATAGAGTTTGTTGAATTCATTCAGCCGTCCGACAAACTGCACCGCATTGGTTTGGCCGAGCGCTTCGCTCACTTGGCGGTAGTCCAAATTGACGGCAGCCAGTTTGCTGGGATCGAGATTGACCCAGTATTCACGCCGATGCCCGCCCATCACTTCGATGTTGTTGATGCCGGGAATACTGGCGAGCTGCGGCCGAATCGTGTATACTGCCAAGTCGTTCAGCGCCACCAGGTCCAGTCGATCCGAATACAAGCTGTAGCCGGAAACCGGGTAAGTGCTGGAGGTGAAGCGGCGCACTTCGAGCCGTACCTCGGGCGGCAGTTGATTGCGAATGCCGCTCACCTGCGCCTGCACCAATTGGTAGGCCTTGAACATGTCCTCGTCCCACTGGAAATCGACATTGATTTCCGCGGAACCGCGGCTGGTGGTGGAGCGCACGATGCGCACGCCCGGCACGCCCATCACCGCTTCTTCAATCGGCTTGGTGACTTCCATTTCCATTTGTTTCAGCGGCGCAAAGCCGTTGTCCACCAACACCGCGATGCGAGGAAACGTCGCGCCGGGGAAGACGTCTTCGGAAATTTGAAAGATCAGATAAAATCCGATCATCGACAGCAGCAACGCAGAGAACACAATTGCCCGCTTGTTCTCCACAGCAAAGCGCGAGAGTCCGGTCATTCGGCAACAACCTCCATTCCGTCTTCGAGCGAATAAGCTTTTTCGATCACGACTTTTTCATGCTCGCTCACGCCCTCCAGAATTTCCACAGCCTCGTCGTGTAAAATTCCGACTTTGACTTCGCGCCTTTCCACGGTATTTTCCTTGAGTGCAAAAACGTAGAAAACGCCTTCTTCTTCCTGCAGCGCCGGGCGGGGAATCGTCAGCGCGTTGGCATGGACTGCGGAGGGAAAAGCCAAACGCGCCAACATGCCCGGGCGAAATTCACCGGCCGGATTTGCCAAGCGGAGCCGAATCACTACCGTTTGATTGTCGGTATTGATCTGACCGGAAATTTCTTCCAATGGCAGCGCCAGCAGCGCGTGGGGATAGTCAATGAAAGTGACGTAAATTTTGCCGGCCCGCCGCAGAGTGGAAAGATCGCGTACCGGCAGATCGCCGCGCACGTCCAGCACGCTCAAGTCACCGAGATGCACGATCTGTTCGCCTTTTTGCACCACATCGCCGGTGTGATGCATCACCTCCAGTACAACACCCTCCAACGGGCTGAAGAGCGGGATCGTTTTGATTTGCTGTTCCAGCAGCGGACGCAGTTCGACCGGCATCTGTTCGGTCACCTGCAACAACGCCTCGCGTTCGGCGGGAACGATCGTGCCGACCTGCTCGCCTTTCTGCACACGGTCGCCGAGCAGCAGCGAAAAGTCGCTGAGACGGCCGTCAAACTGTGAAGCCAGAAACGCCTCCTGCCGTAAGGCAACGGCGCCGAAGATGTTGAGCGTGTCCACCATATCCGTGCGGCTCACCGGCGCCGTCTTCACCATCACCACCGGCGCGGATTTTTCAACTGCGGGCTCGGCAATTTTTCCGCAGGCGACGAAAAGTACCGGCGCCAAAATTAGCGCGAGGGTTGATTGAATGAATTCGGTTCGCATTACTATTCTCCTTGCAGTTGTGCAATCTTCGCGGTTTGGTTGGTGAGCGTATAAATCTCGATGAGATTGAGCAAATAATCCAAGCGCGTCTCTTGTTTGGTTAATTCGTTTTCCGCCAGTTCTTTTTGCGCCGTCAAATATTCGAGATTGGTGATTAACCCGGCTTGATAATTGGCCGTGGCCAGTTGCAACAACTGTCGATTTGTTTCGAACCGCGTCTCCTCCACCTGGTAAATTTTCCACAATTTCTTCGTTCTTTCGCTGAGCTGATCCAGTTTGATCTGCAATTCTCTGCTGATTTCCGCTTGCTGCAACTGCAATGCGCGGGCGACGGCGCGGATTTCCTGCTGCTGGGATTTGCCGAGTCCCCAGCGCAACAGCGGGAACTGCAACCCGGCGCCCACCTGCCAAGAATTACCATTAGCGGTGGGATCGCGATCCAGGAAATAACCTCCGGTCAATTGAACGTGCGGTAGCCGCGCGGCCTGCACCTCTCGCAAGCGAAGTTGCTGCGCCTCATATTGAAAGCGCAAAGAGGTGAGCAGCGGATTTTGTTGTAAAGCCAGGTTGGAAAGAGAATCCATTTGGAAAAACCGTTCGGGGAATTCTCGCAATCGGAAGGAGCGGTAGTCCGGCAAATTGAGCCGTTTCGCCAGTTCTTGCCGCAGATTATCGGCTTCCAGCTCAGCGGCGAGCATTTCTTCCTGCAATTGGTTGATCGCCGATTGCGTTTGCAGGATGTCCAATTGCGTGCGCGTGCCGGCTTGCCACAGGGCCTGGGAGATTTGTAAATGCTCGTTCAGCAAATTGAAACGATTCTGCAGCACCTCGCGATTCACTTGTTTTTGCAAAATAGAAACATAAAGCTGCGCCACCCGATGCGTGATTTCCAAATAGGTTTGCTCACGATTAGCTTGCTGCGCCAACAGATTTTTTTTCTGGATATCGGCGGTCTTGAGCAGCCAGTCGCCTGCCGACCAATCCAGCAGAGCTTGTCCCACTTGCTGGCGATAATTGTATTGTTGATAGAATAACTGATTGTGAGCAAGCCCGGCGGCAACCTGTGGGAGATAGCGGGCAAGCTCCACACGATAAGCTCCGCCAGCGGCCTGCACTTCCGCCTCGCCAGCCTGTAAACGAAAGCTATTCTGCGCCGCTAGCGCAAGGCAGCGTGAGAGTGAAAGCGTTTCGGTTTGGGCCATCAGGCCAGAGCGCCAGCCGAAAAACAAAAACAGAAATCCAAAGCAAGTGAGCCTGGTCGAGGCTTTCATAAATTCACCATCCCATCTTTTGTATAACGTGAGCGATCATATCGATGCCCTTCAAACTAAAAACTCCCACCCCTGAAACAGTAAAACCCATTTCAAAAGTAGGAGTCATCAACTCGTCCGTTTCACTTCGATTCATTGTTTGAGGAAAAACGGAGCGAATGGTTACGGCGAACTCCATCGCCAATTTTAAAAATCTGTTGAGGTGCACCATCAAAAACCTATGCCTGTGGCCACATGGCGCGGAACTCTAACCATCCAATACAATATAGCGTCTGCGTCATCACCAATATATAAAACCGCACAGCGACTATTCACCGGGCCATGAGATTTATTTTCGCCCTTTGTTTCTCTTGTTACCGATCGTAGCGCCCAAACCTCCAATACAACACTGGCATCACGAAAAGATTCAACACGGTTGAACTGGCCAGGCCGCCGAGAATAACGACCGCCATGGGATGCTCGATTTCATGTCCCGGGCGGTTGCCGCCAAGCACAATCGGGAGCAAGGCCAGCGCCGCGGCCAGCGCGGTCATGAGAATCGGCGCGAGCCGCTCCTGTGCGCCGCGCATGATCAAATCGAATCCAAACGGCTGGCTTTCTTCCTGTTCGAGGTGGCGATAATGGCTAATAAGCATAATGCCATTGCGCGCGGCAATGCCGAGAACCGTGACAAATCCCACCAACGAACCGAGGGAGAGCACGCCGCCGGTGAGGAGCACACTGATGATGCTGCCCACGAGCGCAAACGGTAAACTCAAGAGCACGAGCAGCGCCAAGCGTAGGGAGGCGAAATCCGCATGCAGGATCAAAAGAATGCCGATAACCGAAAGTAGCGACAGCATGAAAATGCGGTTCTTGGAGGCTTGCTGCGCGGCGTATTCGCCGAGAAATTCGGGATGATAGCCGCGCTCAAAGTGAATACCGCGGACGTTGTTTTCGATATCCTGAGCGACACTGCCCAAATCGCGACCGCGCACGTTGCAAGTCACCTCGGTATAGCGTGAAGCCGCCTCACGCGTGATTTGATTCGGCGTCGGCGCGATAATGATGTCGGCCACCTCGCGCAGAGGAATGATGCCACCGGTGGGTGTGGCAATCATTAAATTGCGAATGGCCTCGACGTCATTGCGCGTGCCGGGCTCGCCCCACACGGCCACCTCAAAAACTTTTTGTTCTTCATAGAATTCGCCAACGGTGACACCTTTCACCAAAACGGTTGCGGCCCGCCGTACTTCACCGGGTGTCAGGCCAAATCTCGTTGCGGCTTCTGGCCGAATACGCACTTCCACCTGGGGCACGAGAATTTGGGGTTGCACTTTCAAGTCGATCACACCCTCGACGTCGGAAATAGCAGCTTTAACGGCTTCGGCGTGTTCCCGTAACATGTCGAGATTTTCGCCATAAATGCGCACGACGAGTGTGGCGCTGGTGCCGGTCAGCACTTCTTTAATGCGCTCGCGCAAATACGTTAGCACATCGCGATACAATCCCGGGTAACCATCGACGACTTTTTGAATTTTCGCAACCGTCGGCTCGTAATCCACTTGGGGATCGAGGCTGATCCACAACTCGGTAAAATTGGGGCCGACGACTTCATCGGCTACTTCGGCGCGACCGAGATGGGCGCCGAAATTGCGCACCCCGGGAATGGCGCGCAGCTCTTTGCTGGCGCGTTCCGTGATGCGCTGCATCGCTTCGAGCGAGGTGCCCGGTTTCTCGACCCAGTGCATCAGGAAATCATACTCTTTAAAGTGAGGCAGGAATTCTTCACCCAGGAAAGGGAACGCCAGCAGCGCCAAAATAATTGTCACAGTCAGAATGCCGGTGACGCGCTTGGGCTGATTAAGCAATCTTGGCAGAATTTTTTCATAACGCCGTTTGAGCCAGTGCACCAAGGGCGCTTCCTTTTGAGGCGAGCTGGCCCGCGGCAGCAGCAACAGTGACAGCGCCGGGGTAAGCGTGAGGGCGACCAACAACGACGCTAGAATTGCTAAAACGTAAGAAAGAGCCAGAGGCCGGAAGAACGCGCCGGACAACCCTTCAAGCAGAAACACCGGCAACAACACCAGCGCGACGATGACGCTGCCATAAACCACCGCACTGCGCACTTCGAGTGAAGCGTGGAGCACAACGTGAAACGACGATTGCGGGTTCCCTGCTGCGCGATTGAGGCGCAGACGGCGCATGATGTTCTCCACGTCGATGATGGCATCATCCACCACTTCCCCGAGCGCGATCACCAAGCCGGCGAGCACCATCGTGTTTATCGTGCCGCCTTGATAGTGCAAGGCGAGCGCGGCTGCAACCAGGGACGTGGGAATGGCGAGCACGCTGATCAACGCTGTACGCCAATCGTTGAGAAAAAACGCCAGCACTAAAATCACCAACAAACACCCCAGGAGCATGGCGCGGTTGAGATTCGCCAGCGACATTTCGATAAAGGTCGCCGGGCGAAAGATCGTAGGGTCAATTTCGAGATCGCCCAGTCCGGGGCGAAGCGCTTCCAATGCTGCTTCGACCTTGTGCGTCACGTCCAGGGTATTGCCCCAGGGTTGCTTTTCTACGATGAGCAATAGCCCGGTCCCGTCATTGATCACGGCATCGCCGATCGGCGGCGGAAATCCTTCGACCAATTTCGTGATATTGCCGAGAGTGAGAGGCGCACCGTTGCGCATCGCCACCGGTACATGCGAGAGATCTTGCGGGGTATGCACCAGCGAAACATGGGAAACGGATAAGCGTTGATTCGGCATATCCACAAAACCGCCGCCGCTGATTTCTGTGGCGCTACGCGCCGCACGAACGACCTCATCAATCGTAATTTTATGCGTGCTCAAAAATTGCGGATCGACAAGCACTTGTATTTGACGATCGCGCTGGCCCCAGATCGCAACGTTCGCCACGCCGGGGATCGCCATCAGGCGCGGCCGGATCGTCCACTTCGCAATCGTCGTCATTTCCACTTGGGAAAGGGTTCTGGAAGAGATGCCGATTTTCATGACGCGGCTGGTGGAGGAGAGGGGCGAGAGAATTACCGGCGGTTCCGCGACTGACGGCAGGTTCGCTGCGACTTGCGCGAGACGTTCTTGCACCAGTTGGCGCGCACGCAAGAGATCGGTGTCTTCGGCAAAATACAACACGACCGAGGACAGGCCGAGCACCGATTTGGAGCGAATCTTTTTCAGCCATGAGGTGCCGTTAAGGGCATTTTCAATCGGCACGCTAATCAATGCCTCGACTTCCGCGGTTGAAAGTCCGGGCGCTTCGGTTTGAATTTCCACCAAGGGCGGCGCAAATTCGGGGAAGACATCAAAGGCCGTGGTGCTGAGAATGCGCATGCCCGCGATCATGAAGATCACCGTAAGCACGACGACGGCAACGCGCAGACGCAGCGAGGTGGCAACCAGCCATTGCATCATTTGCCGCCTCCGAACTCGGTGCCGAATATTTCGGCGGCGCCGGTGATCACCACTTCCGTGCCCGAGTCCGGACCGCGTGCCAGGACCGCGAGCGTATCGACAACATGATGCAGTTCGACGCGCTGGCGTGTGTACGTGTGCGGCGACATGCGAGTATAAACCCAGGTACCGCCGTGAATATCATAGAGAATCGCCGAAAACGGCACGATCAGATTTTCTGCGATATTTTTTTGAGCAAGCGTCACACGCACTTTTTCGCCGACACGAAATTGGCCATCGCTATTTTCCATCTCAAAAAAAAGATCGGCGGAAGCGGCGTTGGCGTCGCTGAGCGGCGGGCCTTGCACTGGTTTGGCGATGCGTTGCGAGACGCCGGAAGCGTCACCGAAAGCTTCGATCTGCGCCGGCTGCTGCTCGTCGATGGTGGCGAGATCGCCGACATAAACCGGCACGCGCACCCACACGGTATTCTGCCCGACAACTTCAAACAGTTCCGCGCCGGCAGCGACAGTTTGGCGCGGCGCAATATTGATTTTTTGCAGCACGCCATCAAAAGGTGAAGCCAGCGCCATCGTCGCCGTCGCCAGCGTTGCAGAATCTGCGACGGTGCTGTTGGCAAGATGCAAGCGCGCCTCGGCAGCTTTGAAGGCGGCAGCAGCCGCAAGCAACTCGGTGTCTGCTTCTTCTTTGGTTTTCACGCTTCCGGCGTTGTCATGCAGCAATTGCGCGGCGCGCTGGGCTTTGGCTTGCGCCACGTCAAACTGCATTTTTTTCAAAACGACTTCATCCGGCGAGCCCAGCAAATCGCGTTCGGCAGGCAACGGTAATAAAGAGAAAATCGCCTGGCCTTTGCGCACACGCATGCCGGCCTGCGGCAATCGCCCGTTGGGCGCAACGATCACACCCGCGACCGGCGCGGTGACAAAAATGCGGCGTCCGGGAATGGCGACAATTTCTCCACCCAGCCGTAACCTGCGGGCGAGTTGTCGTTTTTCCACGGCCGCAGTCTCGATGCCAAGCCGCTGTTCGGCCTCGGGCGAAAGCGTAACAGTCGTGAGCTCAGATTCTTTAACGCCGTTGGCAACCTTCGCCGGCGGTATAGCGCTGGCCGAAGTTTGGGTTTCGCTCGAGCAGCTCCATATGCGGGTGAGAGACGCGAGCAGAACTATAAGAAAAAAGCGCTGGTTAAAATTGGGGTTCATTATCATCTCAAACAAGTTTCACCCGCTGCGCCAGAGGGTGGTTCAATGTGGGCTACCACCGAGCGATGATCTGAAAACCGGGACCAATTCAGGTTACAGTTGACGACCGTTAATTTTTTGCTAACCCAGATATGGTCGATTACCAAAACCGGTAACGGCACCGGCCACGAGGGGGAAAATCCCATGCCAGCGCTCTCAAACGCATGCGCGAGATATTGCCGAAAAGGCTCGAATAATATGGAATCCAAAGGCGTGTTGAAATCTCCCATCACGATAAGATTTTCGTGCGCATAAAAGCGGATCATCTCCGCCAACTGCTCGAATGCGGGGGCGCGCGACCGCAGAGGGTCGCCGTCAATATCCACGAGCAAGACATAAAAGAATCGCCCCTCTAAAGCGACTTTGAGCAAGTTAAAACGGCCGCGTTTGCTGAGAGATCCTGATTCCGTTGATAGAATTTTTCCTTTGGTGAGCAAGGCCATATCGCCGGGCAAGACGTGCACCTCATAATTGGGAAATACGTTCTGCCACATAACTACTTTCTTTTTACCGATTCCGGCTTCGACAAATCCGATAATGTCCGCATTAAAATTTTGAACGTAGTCGGTAATTTCCCCGGCCCGCCTGTTATTGGCGGCATTCCAAAAGAACAGCTTTACATCGCCGGCTGCCGGCGCACGAGAATTCAGTGAGATATTTTTGTAAGACCATGTCGCCAGGCATGCAAGG encodes:
- a CDS encoding efflux RND transporter periplasmic adaptor subunit, which codes for MIMNPNFNQRFFLIVLLASLTRIWSCSSETQTSASAIPPAKVANGVKESELTTVTLSPEAEQRLGIETAAVEKRQLARRLRLGGEIVAIPGRRIFVTAPVAGVIVAPNGRLPQAGMRVRKGQAIFSLLPLPAERDLLGSPDEVVLKKMQFDVAQAKAQRAAQLLHDNAGSVKTKEEADTELLAAAAAFKAAEARLHLANSTVADSATLATATMALASPFDGVLQKINIAPRQTVAAGAELFEVVGQNTVWVRVPVYVGDLATIDEQQPAQIEAFGDASGVSQRIAKPVQGPPLSDANAASADLFFEMENSDGQFRVGEKVRVTLAQKNIAENLIVPFSAILYDIHGGTWVYTRMSPHTYTRQRVELHHVVDTLAVLARGPDSGTEVVITGAAEIFGTEFGGGK
- a CDS encoding phosphatase PAP2 family protein; the encoded protein is MLLPWAVCVAFSRVVLWVHSLRDVVAGSFIGMLIGVLAFGLVYVSLGTLLRRIS
- a CDS encoding efflux RND transporter permease subunit; the encoded protein is MQWLVATSLRLRVAVVVLTVIFMIAGMRILSTTAFDVFPEFAPPLVEIQTEAPGLSTAEVEALISVPIENALNGTSWLKKIRSKSVLGLSSVVLYFAEDTDLLRARQLVQERLAQVAANLPSVAEPPVILSPLSSTSRVMKIGISSRTLSQVEMTTIAKWTIRPRLMAIPGVANVAIWGQRDRQIQVLVDPQFLSTHKITIDEVVRAARSATEISGGGFVDMPNQRLSVSHVSLVHTPQDLSHVPVAMRNGAPLTLGNITKLVEGFPPPIGDAVINDGTGLLLIVEKQPWGNTLDVTHKVEAALEALRPGLGDLEIDPTIFRPATFIEMSLANLNRAMLLGCLLVILVLAFFLNDWRTALISVLAIPTSLVAAALALHYQGGTINTMVLAGLVIALGEVVDDAIIDVENIMRRLRLNRAAGNPQSSFHVVLHASLEVRSAVVYGSVIVALVLLPVFLLEGLSGAFFRPLALSYVLAILASLLVALTLTPALSLLLLPRASSPQKEAPLVHWLKRRYEKILPRLLNQPKRVTGILTVTIILALLAFPFLGEEFLPHFKEYDFLMHWVEKPGTSLEAMQRITERASKELRAIPGVRNFGAHLGRAEVADEVVGPNFTELWISLDPQVDYEPTVAKIQKVVDGYPGLYRDVLTYLRERIKEVLTGTSATLVVRIYGENLDMLREHAEAVKAAISDVEGVIDLKVQPQILVPQVEVRIRPEAATRFGLTPGEVRRAATVLVKGVTVGEFYEEQKVFEVAVWGEPGTRNDVEAIRNLMIATPTGGIIPLREVADIIIAPTPNQITREAASRYTEVTCNVRGRDLGSVAQDIENNVRGIHFERGYHPEFLGEYAAQQASKNRIFMLSLLSVIGILLILHADFASLRLALLVLLSLPFALVGSIISVLLTGGVLSLGSLVGFVTVLGIAARNGIMLISHYRHLEQEESQPFGFDLIMRGAQERLAPILMTALAAALALLPIVLGGNRPGHEIEHPMAVVILGGLASSTVLNLFVMPVLYWRFGRYDR
- a CDS encoding efflux RND transporter permease subunit, coding for MTGLSRFAVENKRAIVFSALLLSMIGFYLIFQISEDVFPGATFPRIAVLVDNGFAPLKQMEMEVTKPIEEAVMGVPGVRIVRSTTSRGSAEINVDFQWDEDMFKAYQLVQAQVSGIRNQLPPEVRLEVRRFTSSTYPVSGYSLYSDRLDLVALNDLAVYTIRPQLASIPGINNIEVMGGHRREYWVNLDPSKLAAVNLDYRQVSEALGQTNAVQFVGRLNEFNKLYLNIVDNRYLTIAEVGRTVVANRNPTPIHLSDIATIEPAVEENFISCASNQHTAVLFTIIIQPGANAVAVTREVEKRLLEIRNILPPGVHMEKWYDMTDFIKQSIGSVRDSIFLGALLTVVILLLFLRRLRITLVTAAIIPIALLITFILVKLTGMNLNLMSLGGLAAAIGILVDNAIVVVENIERFLEEGHSRTEAVVQATSEIISPLMGATLTTLVVFVPLVFLSGVPGIFFRALALTLSLAIAVSMLLAMFLTPALAAVFVSTKKTKPGRVLPHIIAAQQRALQYSLKKPLPVLFFMLLLGFISVYSYLHLPSGFLPEWDESTIVLDYLSPPGSSIEGTKSMLSSIEDYVMTLPEVQTYSLRTGRSLAHPRTHASDGDFVIYLKKGHQRSSFEVMDDLREFIAKKEPRLEPELFQVLPDRLNDLSGEIAPIAVKVFGNNLTSVQEVATQIADALEHIPNVVDVFPGFEPGEPELNIRVIPEAASRYGLTVKEINRAVHMALWGEESTTMMEGLKIIPVRLRYAKTDFNHLEKIRRLPIYLPEIHRMLPLEEVAEISKIPGLSDVDHENLSQVVTVKAHISGRDLGSVIQDLKRTLAEIHLPPGVSIQLGGQYESQQQAFRELLLILAFGTFLVFTILLFEFKSFRSSSVILMGTVLAVSGVFLLLLVTGIPLDISAFMGMIMIVGVVVNNGILLIDYTEQYLKTSPNVAEALLAAGRVRLRPIMMTTVATIFGFLPLALAIGEGAEMLQPLAVAMIGGMIVSMPLSLLVIPTLYYLVNRESMRTQPAVVRVD
- a CDS encoding phosphatase PAP2 family protein, producing the protein MGNTRPASLKNGTRSLATVLRSLTGHVSIVYVFPLIIFLFFSWDAENTPCFSLDSWFALCAYVITETGGTKCAPLVGIAMLGLLVSRAGVPRKQRLTEALVIFVFLVLFNGGGSALNEYVIKAVFQTPRPHIVYLAGDNGSGPLQMPANEFYALAKEERHRLLRTVLEAEPPPLMLHRLIKEHWIATIGYSFPSGHAFASMFFASFFLAMGLILASTPRRSCFFFAVAMGRVRGFFASRAVGA
- a CDS encoding phosphatase PAP2 family protein codes for the protein FSGAEERRSFPSGHATGAFALMTVLAKQYDSWWVEIPCYTLAVSVAMQRLDTHRHWGADVVLGSAIGYWVGSTLVNRHKQQSTSWSAKPYLGTDRIGVAWSF
- a CDS encoding efflux RND transporter periplasmic adaptor subunit, with the protein product MRTEFIQSTLALILAPVLFVACGKIAEPAVEKSAPVVMVKTAPVSRTDMVDTLNIFGAVALRQEAFLASQFDGRLSDFSLLLGDRVQKGEQVGTIVPAEREALLQVTEQMPVELRPLLEQQIKTIPLFSPLEGVVLEVMHHTGDVVQKGEQIVHLGDLSVLDVRGDLPVRDLSTLRRAGKIYVTFIDYPHALLALPLEEISGQINTDNQTVVIRLRLANPAGEFRPGMLARLAFPSAVHANALTIPRPALQEEEGVFYVFALKENTVERREVKVGILHDEAVEILEGVSEHEKVVIEKAYSLEDGMEVVAE
- a CDS encoding TolC family protein; protein product: MKASTRLTCFGFLFLFFGWRSGLMAQTETLSLSRCLALAAQNSFRLQAGEAEVQAAGGAYRVELARYLPQVAAGLAHNQLFYQQYNYRQQVGQALLDWSAGDWLLKTADIQKKNLLAQQANREQTYLEITHRVAQLYVSILQKQVNREVLQNRFNLLNEHLQISQALWQAGTRTQLDILQTQSAINQLQEEMLAAELEADNLRQELAKRLNLPDYRSFRLREFPERFFQMDSLSNLALQQNPLLTSLRFQYEAQQLRLREVQAARLPHVQLTGGYFLDRDPTANGNSWQVGAGLQFPLLRWGLGKSQQQEIRAVARALQLQQAEISRELQIKLDQLSERTKKLWKIYQVEETRFETNRQLLQLATANYQAGLITNLEYLTAQKELAENELTKQETRLDYLLNLIEIYTLTNQTAKIAQLQGE